Proteins from a single region of Campylobacter sp. RM16704:
- a CDS encoding ADP-ribosyltransferase exoenzyme, whose product MKTIFFVLIVGLYNILMAQNEYNVSNEETYRKFTNGKEVISWWSELYDGLKLSKEEKDIIYQYTYGHFVVINDKLRNAISLSSLDTQQKNMVSKLDKALSKTIIFENIQVYRYETLGFLTKLIDKNLLKDIYENGKFTDKASHILETIDYKKYKDYGFMSTTAIQNSVFQSRPIELIIKVPKYSSTMFVSLKDLAAFPTQYEFLFPRNQVITIEKYEFSSNKKRLTIYAKMTPPCYINQKCEEEKVDNLKQPKN is encoded by the coding sequence ATGAAAACAATATTTTTCGTATTGATTGTAGGATTATATAATATTTTGATGGCACAAAACGAATATAATGTTTCAAATGAAGAAACATATAGAAAATTTACTAATGGAAAAGAAGTAATCAGTTGGTGGAGTGAATTATATGATGGTTTAAAATTATCAAAAGAAGAAAAAGATATTATTTATCAATATACTTATGGTCATTTTGTTGTAATCAATGATAAATTAAGAAATGCCATATCCTTATCTTCACTAGATACACAACAAAAGAATATGGTATCAAAACTCGATAAAGCATTGTCTAAGACTATAATCTTTGAAAATATTCAAGTATACAGATATGAAACTTTAGGATTTTTAACAAAATTGATAGACAAAAATTTATTAAAAGACATATATGAAAATGGTAAATTTACAGATAAAGCATCACATATTCTAGAAACTATTGATTACAAAAAATACAAAGATTATGGCTTTATGTCAACAACTGCTATTCAAAATAGTGTATTTCAAAGTAGACCTATAGAATTAATTATAAAAGTTCCAAAATACTCTAGCACAATGTTTGTTTCACTTAAAGATTTAGCAGCTTTTCCAACTCAATATGAATTTTTATTTCCTAGAAATCAAGTCATAACTATTGAAAAATATGAATTTTCCAGTAATAAAAAAAGATTAACTATCTATGCTAAAATGACTCCACCTTGTTACATCAATCAAAAATGTGAAGAAGAAAAAGTAGATAATTTAAAACAACCTAAAAATTAA
- the peb3 gene encoding AcfC family glycoprotein adhesin PEB3 codes for MKKILSLFGACALLVSLVNAEINLYGPGGPHTALKDVAVKFNEKTSIKVNVNFGPQATWFEKAKKDADILFGASDQSALAIASDFGDDFNISKIKPLYFREAIILTQKGNPLKIKGLKDLANKKVKIVVPEGAGKSNTSGTGVWEDMIGRTQDIQTIAKFRSNIVAFTPNSGSARKLFAENKADAWITWIDWSKSNPDIGTAVAIEKDLVVYRTLNVVAKENSSKEVQDFINYLSSDEAKEIFAKYGWKK; via the coding sequence ATGAAAAAAATTCTTAGTTTGTTTGGAGCTTGTGCTCTTTTAGTTAGTTTAGTAAATGCAGAGATTAATTTATATGGTCCAGGTGGTCCTCACACTGCTTTGAAAGATGTTGCGGTTAAATTTAATGAAAAAACGAGTATAAAAGTTAATGTAAATTTTGGCCCACAAGCTACTTGGTTTGAAAAAGCTAAAAAAGATGCTGATATTTTATTTGGAGCTTCTGATCAGTCAGCTTTAGCTATTGCAAGTGATTTTGGTGATGATTTTAATATTTCTAAAATTAAACCTTTATATTTTAGAGAAGCTATTATATTAACCCAAAAAGGTAATCCTTTGAAAATCAAAGGTTTAAAAGATTTAGCCAATAAAAAAGTAAAGATTGTTGTACCTGAAGGTGCTGGAAAAAGCAATACTTCTGGAACTGGAGTTTGGGAGGATATGATAGGAAGAACTCAAGATATTCAAACTATAGCTAAATTCAGATCAAATATCGTTGCTTTTACCCCAAATAGTGGAAGTGCTAGAAAGCTTTTTGCTGAAAACAAAGCTGATGCTTGGATTACTTGGATTGATTGGTCAAAAAGCAATCCTGACATAGGCACAGCAGTGGCAATAGAAAAAGATTTGGTAGTTTATAGAACTTTAAATGTAGTTGCTAAAGAAAATTCAAGTAAAGAAGTGCAAGATTTTATAAATTATTTAAGCAGTGATGAAGCAAAAGAAATTTTTGCAAAGTATGGTTGGAAAAAATAA